The Neodiprion virginianus isolate iyNeoVirg1 chromosome 5, iyNeoVirg1.1, whole genome shotgun sequence genome contains a region encoding:
- the LOC124305712 gene encoding neurofibromin isoform X3: MGTQKPGEWAHLLIARFEDQLPCRAGPQTTHSRINEEKNKKCLIQISRYRFSLVISGLTKMLQRVNELAPCGVGQRSFHFSDQDRHCYESIIIVLDTLERCLSNQPKDTTKFDETMNVKLLLREICQFIDVPNDSPQHAHLKNLASKVLFALSLNFFNAVFNRISARLQELSVSNEENPDYSDIELIQHINVDVHRLTRLLNETIQKFKQLKKSAHLVLINSLEKAIWNWMDTYPHEFANLQKKPNDDLSKVCGELFDILDTFADNKKGRAAAVWPLQIMLLILSPKVLEEIVNADSGAPCSPRHSKKKQFIDSVKRGLGMHGGSSRQLVEAAAVTCVKLCKASTYINILDSNNVAFTLVQNVINDLKALLFNPCKPFSRGQNYIAQDIDLMIDCFISCFRIKPHNNEALKVCLNLNFPSTYQFVLVSSLYKIITQPRLLWWPQIDLVYSRSAELRAMFTDALNKVAQGYISHAPLRMIQSLTLKGKEQSKYKDRGEDISGYRNLLLWMVRLIHADPMLMLNNQGKAGHEIQSSTLELINGLVSLVHQPTMPDVAHEAMEALLVLHHPDKIKAWNPEAPINTFWDVSSQVLFSISQKLIQHQIVNYTDILKWLREILVCRNAFLTQNKDYANVGSQIAICKQAHIKLEVVFFMYLWSIDMEAVLVAMSCFALLCEEADIRCGSDEVAVTCLLPNYHLYIELAQASTILTTASGESRIYYHEHNHGRAALQKRIMTLLRKIEHCVNGVQPAWEETFRNWELACRQLSNYRKTKSEDPQTEPSHRSTGKRRASHQNSEHELEEQINEWANMTGFLCAMGGVCLQRRSPSRPVSGLVSNSETKRSNTLANPNQEVQYCPVTQFVFNLLRLLICNNEKFGAQIQKHVKELVGHEMSPALYPILFDQIKSIVEKFFDQQGQVVVSDLNTQFIEHTIFIMKNVLDSKTDQPSEHLGVTSIEGMMLAIVRYVRHLDMTVHAIHIKTKLCQLVEVMMKRRDDLAFRQEMKFRNKLVEYLTDWVMGTSHQIAPPSGGDVTVITSIYSRDLDQACMEAVGALLRGLPLQPEESDRGDLMEAKSQLFLKYFTLFMNLLNDCSESTEEKEVVTRQRVTAGKLSTLRNATIQAMSNLLSANIDSGLMHSIDLGYNRDLQTRAAFMEVLTKILQQGTEFDTLAENVLADRLEQLVQLVTMISDKGELPIAMALANVVTTNQMDELARVFVTLFDAKHLLSPLLWNMFYREVEVSDCMQTLFRGNSLGSKIMAFCFKIYGASYLQSLLEPLIKPLLEDPVTHFEVDSARIDINEDIEKNGRNLIALTQRVFDAIVSSADKFPPQLRSMCHCLYQVLSKRFPQCPQNNIGAVGTVIFLRFINPAIVSPQEMGIVSKQVPTPVKRGLMLMSKILQNIANHVEFSKEQHMLPFNDFLRAHFEIGRRFFIQIASDCETVDQANHPMSFISDTNVLALHRLLWNHQERIGDYLSSSRDHKAVGRRPFDKMATLLAYLGPPEHKPVDSNLLFSSFDRWSSIDMSSTNFEEIMVKHNMHEKEEFKSIKSLNIFYQAGTSKQGYPVFYYIARRYKIGETNGDLLIYHVILTLKPFCHSPFELVVDFTHTCSDNRFRTEFLQKWFYVLPEVAYENIHAAYIYNCNSWVREYTKFHDRILAPLKGNRKVVFIEAPGRLNDLIDLEQQKLPGATLSLDEDLKVFNNALKLSHKDTKVAIKVGPTAIQITSAEKCKVLSHAVLLNDVYYASEIEEVCLVDDNQFTLTIANESGPLSFIHNDCDSIVQAIIHIRNRWELSQPDSVTVHQKIRPKDVPGTLLNMALLNLGSSDPNLRTAAYNQLCALTATFDLKIEGQLLETSGLCIPSNNTIFIKSVSEKLATNEPHLTLEFLEECIQGFRVSNIELKHLCLEYMTPWLVNLVRFCKPSDESKRQKQVTQILEKLITLTIEEVQMYPSIQAKIWGSIGQVPELIDMVLDNFIQRSVRYGLGTAMVEIMADTAVALASANVQLVAKKVIGRLCRVVDKTCTSPTALLEQHAMWHDIAILARYLLMLSFNNCLDVGRHLPYLFHTVTFLVCSGSLSMRASTHGLVINIIHSLCTCTKPSFSEDTQRVLRLSLDEFSLPKFYLLFGISKVKSAAVTAFRSSYRHSNEKWFGNERSLSGGQDRERLALTSLEVITDALLEIMEACMRDIPDCDWLQTWTTLAKSFAFCFNPALQPRALIVFGCISKSITDQDIKQLLRILVKALESFDDIILLEAIVMCLTRLQPLLRPESPIHRSLFWVATSVLQLDEASLYASGLALLEQNLHTLDSQGIFDDKTLEQVMMSTREPLEWHFKQLDHAVGLSFKTNFHFALVGHLLKGYRHPTPTTVSRTARVLTMLLAIVAKPLRRDKFEVTLDSVAYLAALVSVSEEVRSRCHIRHSLGRAVAESGSTDFLDTLVPHNTDSTGGMTNPANRRQKSWDLLDQSAITQAKQQKQHTPHQRSFSVPTTKEAKPINDSEAKNRSARVSVSNENNVLLDPEVLTDFPTQTLVLTVLATLVKYSTDENETRILYQYLAEASVVFPKVFPVIHNLLDAKITSVLSSCHDQVILSAVQAIIQNMIACEDTSQQQLHFLQSCGFGGLWRFAGPYTKCNPTAESAELFVNCLEAMVETCLPVEEGEGMFNSEQSSRDERVSIGDSQYSSTLGVNSVSTMNVAATSSSSLNMVSPIEKESDILSTTSLDRYHTRGRKASLTTGILIPASSSNGTGGIHLA, translated from the exons ATGGGCACTCAAAAACCGGGCGAGTGGGCACATCTGCTGATTGCGCGTTTCGAGGACCAG CTCCCATGCCGTGCTGGTCCTCAAACAACACACTCTCGCATCaacgaagaaaagaataaaaaatgtctgaTCCAAATATCCCGTTACCGATTCTCGCTGGTTATTTCTGGCCTTACAAAAATGCTGCAACGTGTCAACGAGTTGGCACCTTGCGGTGTTGGTCAACGTTCATTCCATTTTTCCGATCAAGATCGTCACTGCTACGAATCGATTATCATAGTCTTGGATACGCTAGAACGCTGCCTCAGTAATCAACCCAAAGACACAACAAAGTTTGACGAAACGATGAATGTAAAACTATTGTTGAGAGAGATTTGCCAATTCATCG ATGTGCCCAATGACAGTCCGCAGCACGCGCATCTCAAGAATCTTGCCAGCAAGGTCCTCTTTGCCCTTAGtttaaatttcttcaatgcagTCTTTAATAGAATTTCAGCCAGACTTCAAGAGCTGTCAGTATCGAACGAAGAAAATCCAGATTACAGCGACATAGAACTTATACAGCATATCAACGTTGATGTTCATAGATTGACGAGGCTTTTAAATG AAACGATTCAGAAGTTCAAGCAGCTGAAAAAGTCGGCGCATCTTGTGCTGATAAATTCGCTAGAGAAGGCAATATGGAATTGGATGGATACTTACCCACACGAGTTCGCCAATCTTCAGAAAAAGCCAAACGACGATTTGTCCAAAGTGTGTGGAGAGCTATTCGACATTCTAGACACATTTGCCGACAACAAAAAGGGCAGAGCAGCTGCCGTTTGGCCTCTACAGATAATGCTGCTGATTCTCTCTCCGAAAGTACTTGAAGAAATTGTAAACGCAGATTCGGGTGCGCCTTGTTCTCCTAGGCattcgaagaaaaaacagtTCATCGATAGCGTCAAGAGAGGGTTGGGCATGCACGGAGGTTCTAGCAGACAGCTAGTGGAAGCTGCCGCAGTAACATGTGTTAAACTTTGCAAGGCCTCTACTTACATAAACATATTAGATTCGAACAATGTTGCCTTTACCTTGGTACAAAATGTGATAAACGACTTGAAGGCCCTCCTCTTCAATCCATGCAAACCCTTCTCGCGTGGGCAGAATTACATTGCGCAAGACATTGATCTCATGATCGATTGCTTCATAAGTTGCTTTCGCATCAAACCCCACAACAACGAAGCGCTGAAAGTCTGTTTGAACTTAAACTTTCCTTCGACTTATCAGTTCGTCCTGGTCAGTTCGTTGTACAA GATAATCACACAGCCAAGATTACTTTGGTGGCCCCAGATAGATCTTGTCTATTCACGCAGCGCAGAACTGAGAGCCATGTTCACCGATGCTCTGAACAAGGTTGCTCAGGGTTACATATCGCACGCTCCGTTACGCATGATCCAGAGCTTGACACTCAAAGGCAAGGAACAAAGCAAGTACAAggatcggggagaagacatATCCGGATACAGGAATCTCCTTCTTTGGATGGTGCGACTGATTCACGCCGATCCCATGTTGATGTTGAAT AATCAAGGGAAAGCGGGCCATGAAATACAAAGCTCGACTCTCGAGCTGATCAACGGACTAGTTTCTCTGGTTCATCAGCCAACGATGCCAGATGTTGCGCACGAGGCGATGGAAGCTCTACTGGTTCTGCACCACCCTGACAAAATTAAGGCGTGGAATCCCGAAGCTCCAATAAACACATTCTGGGATGTCAGTTCTCAAGTCCTTTTCTCCATATCACAAAAACTGATCCAACACCAAATAGTAAATTACACAGACATACTGAAGTGGCTTAGAGAAATACTCGTCTGTAGAAACGCTTTCCTTACCCAAAACAAAGACTATGCCAACGTTGGCAGTCAAATCGCCATCTGTAAACAAGCTCACATTAAGTTGGAG GTGGTTTTCTTCATGTATTTATGGAGCATTGACATGGAAGCAGTTTTAGTCGCAATGTCATGCTTTGCACTCCTCTGTGAAGAAGCCGACATCCGTTGTGGCAGTGACGAGGTAGCAGTAACGTGCCTTTTACCAAACTACCACTTGTACATTGAACTTGCTCAGGCGTCGACAATCCTGACAACTG CCAGCGGAGAGAGTAGGATTTATTATCATGAACACAATCACG GTCGTGCTGCTCTGCAAAAAAGGATTATGACACTACTTAGAAAAATAGAACACTGCGTCAATGGTGTGCAACCT GCTTGGGAAGAGACATTCAGAAACTGGGAATTGGCTTGTCGGCAATTGTCAAATTACCGTAAAACAAAATCCGAGGATCCACAGACTGAACCATCGCACCGTAGCACTGGAAAACGGAGAGCTTCCCACCAGAATTCGGAGCACGAGTTAGAGGAACAGATAAACGAATGGGCAAACATGACTGGATTTTTATGTGCGATGGGCGGTGTGTGTCTCCAGAGGAGATCGCCCAGCAGGCCGGTGTCCGGTCTAGTTTCAAACTCTGAGACAAAGAGAAGCAATACCTTAGCAAATCCAAACCAGGAAGTACAGTACTGCCCGGTAACACAGTTTGTATTCAATCTCCTGAGGCTGTTGATATGCAACAACGAAAAGTTTGGCGCACAGATACAAAAGCACGTCAAGGAGTTGGTGGGACACGAAATGAGCCCAGCCTTGTACCCGATATTGTTTGACCAAATAAAGAGCATTGTAGAAAAGTTCTTTGACCAGCAAGGGCAGGTTGTTGTTTCGGATCTGAACACGCAGTTTATCGAGCACACAATATTTATTATGAAAAACGTTTTGGACTCGAAAACTGATCAGCCATCTGAACATCTCGGGGTAACCAGCATCGAAGGGATGATGCTTGCGATTGTCAGATATGTCAGGCATTTGGACATGACCGTTCACGCAATACATATTAAAACCAAATTGTGTCAGTTGGTGGAGGTCATGATGAAGCGGCGCGACGATTTGGCCTTCAGACAGGAAATGAAGTTCAGGAATAAGTTGGTAGAGTATCTCACAGATTGGGTAATGGGCACCAGTCATCAAATTGCACCTCCCAGTGGCGGCGATGTGACTGTTATCACTAG TATTTACTCTAGGGATTTGGACCAGGCATGTATGGAGGCTGTTGGAGCGCTGTTACGTGGATTACCCCTTCAACCCGAGGAGTCAGATAGAGGTGACCTAATGGAGGCAAAGTCACAACTCTTCCTGAAGTACTTTACCCTATTCATGAATTTGCTGAATGACTGCAGTGAATCGACTGAAGAAAAAGAGGTTGTAACGAGGCAAAGAGTGACCGCCGGGAAACTGTCCACTCTTCGGAATGCTACAATTCAAGCAATGAGCAATCTCCTCAGTGCTAACATTGATAGCGGCCTTATGCATTCGATTG ACCTCGGCTACAACAGAGACCTTCAAACACGCGCCGCGTTCATGGAAGTACTTACGAAAATCCTTCAGCAAGGTACAGAGTTTGATACTCTAGCCGAAAATGTGCTGGCCGATAGATTGGAACAGCTTGTCCAGCTCGTTACCATGATCAGTGACAAGGGAGAGTTGCCAATCGCTATGGCCCTTGCCAACGTGGTCACTACCAATCAGATGGACGAATTGGCGAGAGTGTTCGTCACCTTGTTTGACGCAAAGCATTTGCTGTCACCTCTCCTTTGGAATATGTTTTACCGCGAGGTTGAAGTCTCTGACTGCATGCAAACCCTCTTCAGAGGGAATAGTCTGGGAAGCAAAATCATGGCATTCTGTTTCAAAATATATGGTGCTAGCTACTTGCAGAGCTTGTTGGAACCTTTAATAAAACCATTGCTAGAGGATCCGGTGACCCACTTTGAAGTTGACAGTGCGCGGATCGACATTAACGAAGACATTGAAAAAAACGGGCGAAATTTAATAGCTCTTACTCAAAGAGTATTTGACGCTATTGTGTCGTCAGCAGACAA ATTCCCTCCACAGTTACGATCGATGTGTCACTGTTTGTACCAAGTGCTGAGCAAGAGATTCCCACAGTGCCCACAAAATAATATCGGAGCTGTGGGTACGGTAATATTTTTGCGATTCATCAATCCAGCGATTGTTTCGCCGCAAGAAATGGGGATAGTCAGTAAGCAAGTTCCTACACCGGTCAAGAGAGGCCTGATGCTAATGTCCAAAATTCTGCAGAACATCGCGAATCATGTGGAATTTAGTAAAGAGCAGCACATGCTCCCGTTCAATGACTTCCTTAGAGCACACTTTGAAATTGGCAGGAGATTCTTCATACAAATTGCTTCTGACTGCGAAACAGTGGATCAGGCGAATCATCCTATGTCTTTCATATCAGATACCAATGTTTTGGCTTTGCACAGACTTCTGTGGAATCACCAGGAGAGGATTGGAGATTATTTGAGCAGCAGCCGAGACCATAAAGCCGTTGGCAGGAGGCCGTTTGACAAGATGGCTACATTACTGGCTTATTTAGGACCTCCAGAGCACAAGCCGGTAGATTCAAA TTTGCTATTTTCATCCTTCGATCGATGGTCAAGTATCGACATGTCATCAACAAACTTTGAGGAAATCATGGTAAAGCATAACATGCATGAAAAGGAAGAGTTCAAAAGTATCaaaagtttgaatattttctatcAAGCTGGAACAAGCAAGCAAGGCTATCCTGTGTTCTACTATATTGCTCGGAGATACAA AATTGGTGAAACAAACGGCGACCTGTTGATCTATCACGTGATACTTACTCTGAAGCCATTTTGTCACTCACCATTTGAGCTTGTAGTAGATTTTACTCATACTTGTTCGGACAATCGTTTCAGGACGGAATTTTTGCAGAAATGGTTTTACGTTCTTCCCGAAGTGGCGTATGAGAACATTCACGCggcttatatatataattgcaATAGCTGGGTCCGCGAGTACACAAAGTTTCACGATAGAATTCTAGCCCCTTTGAAGGGGAATCGAAAGGTGGTATTCATAGAAGCTCCCGGGAGGCTGAACGATCTGATCGATCTTGAACAGCAAAAATTACCTGGTGCGACATTGTCCCTAGACGAAGATCTCAAGGTGTTCAACAATGCGCTCAAACTCTCGCACAAGGACACAAAAGTTGCCATTAAAGTTGGCCCTACCGCAATTCAAATAACTTCTGCTGAAAAATGCAAAGTTCTGTCTCACGCGGTGTTATTGAACGACGTTTATTACGCTTCTGAAATAGAGGAGGTCTGCTTGGTCGATGATAACCAGTTCACGCTCACAATAGCCAATGAATCTGGACCTCTTTCTTTCATACACAACGACTGTGATAGCATAGTGCAAGCTATTATTCATATAAGGAATCGGTGGGAGCTTTCCCAGCCAGATTCCGTAACTGTACACCAAAAAATACGCCCTAAAGACGTGCCTGGTACTCTGCTGAACATGGCTCTTCTGAATCTCGGTAGTTCAGATCCGAACCTGAGAACAGCGGCGTACAATCAGCTTTGCGCACTGACGGCGACGTTTGATCTCAAGATAGAAGGACAGCTATTAGAGACTTCAGGTCTGTGTATTCCCTCCAAtaacacaatttttattaaatcagTTAGTGAAAAACTAGCGACAAACGAACCACATTTGACACTGGAGTTCCTCGAGGAGTGTATTCAAGGCTTCAGGGTATCAAATATAGAGTTGAAGCATTTGTGCCTAGAGTATATGACCCCGTGGCTGGTGAATCTCGTGAGGTTTTGCAAACCCTCTGACGAGAGCAAGCGTCAGAAACAGGTAACTCAGATATTGGAGAAGCTGATAACTCTGACTATTGAAGAGGTCCAAATGTATCCTAGTATACAAGCAAAGATTTGGGGGAGTATAGGTCAGGTACCAGAGCTGATCGATATGGTCCTAGACAACTTCATACAACGGAGTGTTAGATATGGGCTTGGAACAGCCATGGTCGAAATTATGGCTGACACGGCCGTCGCTCTGGCTTCGGCGAATGTTCAGTTAGTGGCGAAAAAGGTCATTGGACGACTTTGCAGGGTCGTTGACAAGACGTGCACCTCTCCAACTGCTTTGCTGGAGCAGCACGCAATGTGGCATGACATTGCCATTCTGGCCCGATACTTGCTCATGCTATCCTTCAACAATTGCTTGGACGTGGGGCGGCATCTTCCGTACCTGTTTCACACTGTAACCTTCTTAGTTTGCTCCGGGAGTTTGAGCATGAGGGCATCGACTCATGGATTAGTGATTAACATTATTCATTCCTTGTGTACCTGTACCAAACCCTCCTTTTCAGAGGATACTCAAAGAGTGCTAAGACTTAGTTTGGACGAGTTTTCCCTCCCAAAGTTCTACCTGCTATTTGGTATAAGCAAAGTTAAGTCAGCTGCCGTTACTGCCTTTAGGTCAAGCTACAGGCATTCCAATGAAAAGTGGTTTGGAAATGAACGCAGCTTGTCCGGTGGACAGGACAGAGAAAGGTTGGCTCTCACTAGTTTAGAGGTGATCACCGATGCACTTCTTGAAATAATGGAGGCCTGTATGAGGGACATTCCTGACTGTGATTGGCTCCAGACTTGGACAACCTTAGCAAAGAGTTTCGCCTTTTGTTTCAATCCAGCTCTACAGCCCAGAGCTCTCATCGTCTTTGGCTGTATAAGTAAGAGCATTACAGATCAAGATATAAAACAATTGTTAAGGATACTTGTCAAGGCCCTCGAAAGTTTCGACGACATTATTCTTCTCGAGGCTATAGTTATGTGTTTGACTCGACTTCAACCCCTTCTTAGGCCC GAATCTCCGATACATCGTTCCCTCTTCTGGGTTGCAACCTCGGTGTTACAACTCGATGAGGCTTCTCTTTATGCATCTGGGCTGGCATTACTTGAACAGAACTTGCATACACTTGATTCTCAAGGGATATTCGATGATAAG ACTTTGGAACAAGTTATGATGTCTACTCGGGAGCCTTTAGAATGGCATTTTAAGCAACTGGACCACGCAGTTGGTCTGTCCTTCAAAACAAACTTCCACTTTGCTCTGGTAGGGCATTTATTGAAGGGCTATCGACATCCGACTCCTACAACTGTTTCCAGAACAGCGAGAGTGCTGACTATGCTATTGGCCATTGTTGCTAAACCCCTTAGGCGAGACAAGTTTGAAGTGACACTGGACAGTGTGGCTTATCTAGCTG CCTTGGTGTCGGTCTCTGAAGAAGTACGCAGTAGGTGTCATATTCGCCATTCGTTGGGTCGCGCAGTTGCAGAATCCGGAAGCACTGACTTCCTAGATACTCTAGTGCCGCACAATACC GATTCTACTGGCGGCATGACGAATCCCGCGAATCGAAGGCAAAAGTCGTGGGATCTCCTGGATCAATCGGCAATCACACAAGCGAAACAGCAGAAGCAGCACACGCCGCATCAG AGATCGTTCTCCGTGCCGACCACGAAGGAGGCCAAGCCGATCAACGACTCGGAAGCGA